The Actinocorallia herbida DNA window TGATCTCGCCGACGATGGTGGGCGTGGCGTAGGTGGAGAACTCCACGCCGCGCTCCAGGTCGAACCTGTCGATCGACTTGATCAGGCCGATCGTGGCGACCTGGACCAGGTCGTCCAGCCATTCGCCGCGGTTGCGGAACCGGCGCGCGAGATACTCCACCAGAGGAAGGTGCATCTCGACGAGCTGGTCCCGGATGCGCTGGCGCTCCGGGTCGTCCTCGGGCAGGGCCCGCATCTTGTGGAAGAGCTCTTTGGCCCGGGTGCGGTCGGGGACCGCACTGGACCGCGGAGGCTCCGGCACGACGACCTCCTCGGTCACCGTCTCCTCCTGGGTCTCCTCTGGGGAGGTTCGCTCGGCCGGCGTCACGCCGCTCCGCCCGCGCCGCGCCGCTTCTGCAGCGTGACCGTGACCGTCTCCCCCGGACCGGCGGTGGCGTCCACCTCACCGGCCAGGGACGACAGAACGGTCCAGGCGAACGTGTCGCGGCTCGGTGTGCGGCCGTCGACCGTCAGCACCGAGACCGAGATGCGCATGGCGTCGCCGGTGAGTTCGAACTCGCAGTTCAGGTCGGTGCCCGGCACCGCCTGCGCGAGCAGCATCGCGCACGCCTCGTCGACGGCGATGCGCAGGTCCTCGATCTCATCGATGGTGAAGTCGAGCCTTACCGCGAGCCCGGCCGTAGCGGTGCGGAGCACCGACAGATAGGCACTCGCGGCAGGCAGCTTCACCGTGACGACGTCACGCAGGGTGAGCTTGGTGCCTGCCGTCATGGCAGCGGTTTCCTCAGTCACGTGTCTCCCTCTTCGGGGTTGCTCCGCTCCCTTGAAACTACCGTGTGCCGAGCCCTTCGGGGTGATGCCACGCTACCGCGCGACGGCCTGGAGCGCTTCGCCCGCGAGCCGGTAGCCCGTCCACTCGTGCATCGCCTTGGCGCCGAGCGACTCGTAGAACGCGATGGACGGGGTGTTCCAGTCCAGGCAGGACCACTCGTACCTGGTGTATCCCCGCGTCACGGCGATGCGGGCGAGCTCGGCGAGGAGCGCCTTGCCGTGCCCGCCGCCGCGCGCCTCGGGAGTGACGTACAGGTCTTCCAGGTAGATCCCGTGCTTCCCGGTCCAGGTGGAGAAATTAAGGAACCAGAGGGCGAAACCGACGGGAGCGCCGGAGGAGTCCTCCGCGATGTGCGCGAACACCTTCGGCTCGTGGCCGAAAAGGGCCGCGCGCAGGTCGTCCTCGGTGGTCTCGACCTTGTCCAGTTCCTTCTCGTACTCCGCGAGATCGCGGATGAATCCCAGAATGACCGGGATATCCGCGATCGTCGCGGATCGGACCTTCGTGCTCATGCCGAAAGCCTAGCCGCCGCCGATCGGGCGGTGCCGCCGCTCTCCGGCCTGCCTCAGGCGGCGCCGCGCCAGAGGTCGGGGCCGAAGACCTCGTAGTGGATGCGCTCGGCCGGCACGCCGCGGCTCAGCAGCGCCGAACGGGTCGCGCGCAGGAAGGGCAGCGGGCCGCAGATCAGCGCGGTGACGTCCGCGGGAAGGTCGACGGCGGAGAGGTCGGGGTAGCCCTCCCGCGCGCCGGACGTCCCGGGCTCCTCGTACCAGACGTGCAGCGCCGCCTCCGGGAGCTCGGCCGCGACCGTCTCCTGCTGGACGCGGTGGGCGTGCGCGTCCGGGTGCCGGTCGCCGTGCACGACGGTGACGGGCCTCGCCGACTTCTCCCGGGCGAGGGCGAGCAACATCGACAGGGTCGGGGTGATCCCGATGCCGGCGGAGGCCAGGAGGAGGGGGCCGTCCCCCTCGGGCAGGACGAGGTCGCCGAACGGGGCGGAGACGTCGATCTCGTCGCCGGGGAAGACCTCGTCGTGCAGGACCGTCGAGACCTCGCCGTCGGGGCCCTCGTAGGGCCGCTCGCGCTTCACGCTGATCCGCCACTCGGCCCGTCCGGGGGCGGCCGACAGGCTGTACTGGCGGATCTGCCGGGCGCCGTCGGAGGCCGCGACCTGGACGCTCACGTACTGGCCGGGCCGGAACCGCCCGGCGGGGGTCCCGTCGACGGGGCTGAGGGTGAAGGAGACGACGTCGGCGGTCTCCCGCGTCCGCCCGGTGACCCGCATCCGGCGCCACACCAGGCCGGGGCCGGTTCCGGCGGCCCGGTAGAGGTCGGCCTCGGCCGCGATGAGCGCGTCGGCCATCGACCAGTAGACCTCGTCCCAGGCCGCCGCGACCTCGGGCGTGACGGCGTCGCCGAGCACCTCGACGATCGCGGCGAACAGATGCTCGTGGACGAGCTTGTACTGGTCGGCGGTGATGCCGAGGGAGGCGTGCTTGTGCGAGATCCGGCTGATCACCGCGCGCGGGTCGGCGCCCTCGTCGGCGAGCAGCAGGCCCGCCCAGGCGGCGATGGATCCGGCGAGCGCGCGGCGCTGGTCGCCGTTGGCCTGGTTGCCGCGGTTGAAC harbors:
- a CDS encoding anti-sigma factor, which encodes MTEETAAMTAGTKLTLRDVVTVKLPAASAYLSVLRTATAGLAVRLDFTIDEIEDLRIAVDEACAMLLAQAVPGTDLNCEFELTGDAMRISVSVLTVDGRTPSRDTFAWTVLSSLAGEVDATAGPGETVTVTLQKRRGAGGAA
- a CDS encoding GNAT family N-acetyltransferase, producing MSTKVRSATIADIPVILGFIRDLAEYEKELDKVETTEDDLRAALFGHEPKVFAHIAEDSSGAPVGFALWFLNFSTWTGKHGIYLEDLYVTPEARGGGHGKALLAELARIAVTRGYTRYEWSCLDWNTPSIAFYESLGAKAMHEWTGYRLAGEALQAVAR
- a CDS encoding globin domain-containing protein; translated protein: MLLSETSAPVVRATLPVIGAHLDRIAERFYGRLFEARPELLRDLFNRGNQANGDQRRALAGSIAAWAGLLLADEGADPRAVISRISHKHASLGITADQYKLVHEHLFAAIVEVLGDAVTPEVAAAWDEVYWSMADALIAAEADLYRAAGTGPGLVWRRMRVTGRTRETADVVSFTLSPVDGTPAGRFRPGQYVSVQVAASDGARQIRQYSLSAAPGRAEWRISVKRERPYEGPDGEVSTVLHDEVFPGDEIDVSAPFGDLVLPEGDGPLLLASAGIGITPTLSMLLALAREKSARPVTVVHGDRHPDAHAHRVQQETVAAELPEAALHVWYEEPGTSGAREGYPDLSAVDLPADVTALICGPLPFLRATRSALLSRGVPAERIHYEVFGPDLWRGAA